One window from the genome of Salvia miltiorrhiza cultivar Shanhuang (shh) chromosome 7, IMPLAD_Smil_shh, whole genome shotgun sequence encodes:
- the LOC130993002 gene encoding F-box/FBD/LRR-repeat protein At1g51370-like: MLKFSLYLNIDDSLNSDIHSWLLFAIEKQVEEVSIDLNGWYFKHVAPQRLYSCSSITKLSLSFLNLKPEDKVQLNNLKSLTIRVYYSLSVDAMNQVISGAPHLEELILTYWEIGENLNIRSTSLKTLKIGQHACNVGETAVLRIWAPNLVTLEILGLNGGGCSLFVPSLTHAILSLKENDWTFKPFRIINQVFRSISHVEEFTLSEWCIKFLLSMENRNMYVPLSNAKFLKFYVREAEEILDVFVISPKLMHTIVDQRDNKDNSYLVVQGPEQLDTVDYDKAFFRSPSLLELKTVDITWSVGDDSIFRVMEYLLENAHKLEKMVLRLIMEYGYKPETFVLAEEKVRSMSRSSPSVQLIITKI; the protein is encoded by the exons ATGCTGAAATTCTCCCTGTACCTGAATATTGATGATTCCTTAAACAGTGATATTCATTCATGGCTGCTTTTTGCAATTGAAAAACAAGTGGAGGAGGTGTCTATAGATTTGAATGGTTGGTATTTTAAACATGTTGCACCTCAGCGTTTGTATTCTTGCTCGTCTATTACAAAATTATCCCTTTCTTTTCTTAACCTGAAACCTGAGGACAAGGTGCAGTTGAATAATCTCAAGAGTTTAACCATTAGAGTTTACTATTCCTTGAGCGTAGACGCCATGAACCAAGTCATTTCTGGTGCTCCTCACTTGGAAGAGCTGATTTTGACCTATTGGGAAATTGGTGAAAACTTGAACATCAGATCCACAAGTTTGAAGACGCTCAAAATCGGCCAACATGCTTGCAATGTTGGTGAGACTGCAGTGCTTAGAATTTGGGCTCCTAATCTTGTGACTTTAGAAATATTAGGTCTAAATGGTGGTGGTTGTTCGTTGTTTGTCCCTTCTTTGACTCATGCAATTCTCTCTTTGAAAGAGAATGATTGGACGTTCAAGCCTTTTCGAATAATTAATCAAGTTTTTCGAAGCATAAGCCATGTTGAGGAGTTCACTTTATCAGAATGGTGCATTAAG TTTCTTCTCTCCATGGAGAATAGAAATATGTATGTGCCCTTATCAAATGCTAAGTTTCTAAAATTCTATGTTCGTGAAGCCGAAGAAATTCTTGATGTTTTTGTCATTTCTCCCAAGCTTATGCATACAATCGTCGATCAACGTGATAATAAG GATAATTCTTATTTGGTAGTTCAAGGGCCTGAGCAGCTCGATACGGTCGATTATGATAAGGCTTTTTTCCGCAGTCCTTCACTTCTCGAACTAAAGACAGTTGATATTACTTGGTCTGTAGGTGATGACTCCATATTCCGAGTAATGGAATATCTGTTGGAAAACGCTCACAAGCTCGAAAAGATGGTGCTTCGACTAATAATGGAGTACGGATATAAGCCAGAGACGTTCGTTTTGGCAGAAGAGAAGGTGCGGAGCATGTCGAGATCCTCACCTTCTGTGCAACTCATTATAACCAAGATTTGA
- the LOC130993003 gene encoding uncharacterized protein LOC130993003, which translates to MTDVVRTTILSKCWKNLWTAAHYLNFDNYDMMFIHSTQLENFVNRVLLRWNGVRVLKFKVESYFEFHDSVYADAKLWVHFAKHNLAEELYLHMGLYIEDDFMCRHGWVSPQCLYSCSSLKVLSVENCYFSINGNVQWNQLKSLTITEGIGLTEDAINRILCGSPQLEVLGAMIEGCMNSSSPNGKLLQFRFYCNKVVVTIEIFPLSKKLVIKVERRRYEDSIWAEPNIYREFEENLPMAFVLQLMTVEYILVEGDIIFPCLEFLLKNASSLEKIVFRVKRSVQHSQSLESLFHASRELLKMPRSSRTAEFSFNEY; encoded by the exons ATGACTGATGTTGTTAGGACAACGATTCTATCGAAGTGCTGGAAAAACCTTTGGACCGCCGCACACTACCTTAATTTCGACAACTATGATATGATGTTTATTCATTCTACACAGCTTGAAAACTTCGTTAATCGGGTCTTATTGCGCTGGAATGGGGTAAGGGTTCTGAAATTCAAGGTTGAATCGTATTTTGAGTTTCATGATTCAGTTTATGCGGATGCTAAATTGTGGGTGCATTTTGCCAAGCATAATCTAGCCGAGGAATTATACTTACATATGGGGTTATACATTGAGGATGATTTTATGTGTCGTCATGGCTGGGTGTCACCGCAATGTCTGTATTCATGCTCATCGCTTAAAGTGTTATCGGTGGAGAATTGTTACTTTAGTATTAATGGGAATGTGCAGTGGAATCAACTCAAGAGTTTAACAATTACTGAAGGCATTGGGCTCACTGAAGATGCGATTAATCGAATATTGTGTGGTAGCCCTCAGTTGGAG GTGCTTGGAGCTATGATAGAGGGATGCATGAATTCATCTTCTCCTAACGGCAAGCTCTTACAGTTCAGATTTTATTGCAATAAAGTTGTAGTTACAATTGAGATTTTCCCTCTATCAAAGAAGTTAGTCATTAAAGTTGAAAGGCGCAGATACGAAGATTCAATCTGGGCTGAGCCTAACATCTACCGTGAGTTTGAAGAAAATCTTCCTATGGCGTTTGTGCTGCAGTTGATGACAGTTGAGTATATTTTGGTGGAGGGTGATATCATATTTCCATGTCTCGAGTTTCTGTTGAAAAATGCAAGTAGTCTAGAAAAGATTGTGTTCCGAGTAAAACGATCCGTGCAACATTCACAGAGTTTAGAGTCTTTGTTTCATGCATCGCGGGAGCTGCTAAAAATGCCAAGATCGTCGCGAACTGCAGAATTCAGTTTCAATGAATATTGA
- the LOC130991324 gene encoding pentatricopeptide repeat-containing protein At4g18975, chloroplastic, which translates to MSRISFVTRLAKQLNRINVERAQPLSSRCNATRHSTFSSQKNEEESMKDANASHSTSQNRIKGMGSVPRCQIGENVPRKDKISFLVSTLMDLPDSKEAVYSALDAWVAWERDFPIGALKNVLLALEKEQQWHRVVQVIKWMLSKGQGTTNGTYGQLIHALDMDNRVEEAQEIWKKKLGFDLHSVPWKLCNLVISMYYRNKMLEELVTLFKGLESFDRKPQEKSIVQKVSNAYELLGLPEEKERVLEKYKDLFEAKKTKKIIRGRSPKKARASQRG; encoded by the exons ATGTCAAGAATAAGCTTTGTAACACGACTGGCCAAGCAGTTGAACCGAATCAATGTCGAGAGAGCTCAGCCCCTCTCTTCTCGTTGTAACGCTACGCGACACTCCA CCTTCTCTAGCCAAAAGAATGAAGAGGAATCCATGAAGGACGCGAATGCTAGCCATTCCACGTCTCAGAACCGGATCAAAGGCATGGGAAGCGTGCCCCGTTGCCAAATAGGAGAGAATGTTCCGAGGAAGGACAAGATCAGCTTTCTCGTGAGCACGCTCATGGACCTCCCGGATAGCAAGGAAGCCGTGTACAGCGCCCTGGATGCTTGGGTTGCGTGGGAACGGGACTTCCCAATTGGGGCGCTGAAGAATGTGCTGCTCGCTCTCGAGAAAGAGCAGCAGTGGCACAGGGTAGTTCAGGTCATCAAGTGGATGCTGAGCAAGGGGCAGGGCACCACCAATGGAACATACGGCCAGTTGATTCACGCCTTGGATATGGATAATCGGGTTGAGGAGGCGCAGGAGATTTGGAAGAAGAAACTTGGTTTTGATCTGCACTCAGTCCCATGGAAACTGTGCAATCTTGTGATCTCAATGTATTACAGGAACAAGATGCTCGAGGAGCTTGTGACGCTGTTCAAGGGGCTCGAGTCATTCGACCGTAAGCCCCAAGAGAAATCGATTGTGCAGAAAGTGAGCAATGCATATGAGCTGCTGGGCTTGCCTGAGGAAAAGGAAAGGGTGTTGGAGAAGTACAAGGATCTGTTTGAAGCCAAGAAAACGAAGAAAATCATCCGCGGTCGCTCTCCCAAGAAAGCTAGAGCAAGCCAAAGAGGGTGA
- the LOC130991327 gene encoding carnosic acid synthase-like, with protein MQILILLSLAFAAAWVAYSWWSELRRRRLPPGPPRLPIIGNILQLGPNPHKSFAHLAKTYGPLMSLHLGNQFAVVVSSPEMATEVLQKQGLIFANPFNPVAMRVLGHDENSVAMLPSSSAAWKKLRRVAREKLFSLQALQASQALRHERLRRLIDRVGECRGAMNVGEATFATMANIMFATLFSADYGGGSAASKVLREHVNSFARYIGLPNISDFFPIFAPFDPQGIKKKVIHHLGGLLEIVNGMIEQRLRARKESNYQKKNDFLETLLDLIQGHEYDLSIEEIKHLCVDLIIAGSDTSAATTEWAMVELLLHPDKLAKLKAELKSVIGDQTMVEESDISRFPYLQATIKEVLRYHPAAPLLAPHAAEEETELNGYLIPKNTKMFVNVWAITRDPTIWKDPERFEPERFLDKDIDFSGQHFELIPFGSGRRICPGMPLASRMLHCMVAALCHNFDWELERGNECKGLQREDVFGLSLQKKTPLWAIPIKV; from the exons ATGCAAATTCTCATTCTTCTCTCCCTGGCTTTTGCGGCGGCATGGGTCGCCTACTCATGGTGGTCGGAGCTGAGGCGGCGGAGACTCCCTCCGGGGCCGCCTCGTCTCCCGATCATCGGCAACATCCTCCAGCTCGGTCCAAACCCCCATAAGTCGTTCGCCCACCTCGCCAAAACCTACGGCCCCTTGATGTCCCTCCATCTCGGGAACCAATTCGCCGTCGTCGTCTCCTCCCCGGAGATGGCGACGGAGGTGCTGCAGAAGCAAGGCCTCATCTTCGCCAACCCGTTCAACCCCGTCGCGATGCGCGTTCTCGGCCACGACGAGAACTCCGTCGCCATGCTGCCCTCCAGCTCCGCCGCGTGGAAGAAGCTCCGGCGAGTGGCGAGGGAGAAGCTCTTCTCTCTCCAAGCCCTTCAGGCCAGCCAGGCCCTCCGGCACGAGCGGCTGCGGAGGCTGATCGACCGCGTCGGCGAGTGCCGCGGCGCCATGAACGTGGGAGAAGCCACCTTCGCCACCATGGCCAACATCATGTTCGCGACGCTTTTCTCGGCGGATTACGGCGGCGGCTCGGCGGCGAGCAAGGTGTTGAGGGAGCATGTGAACTCTTTCGCGAGGTATATAGGGCTTCCGAATATCTCGGATTTCTTCCCCATTTTTGCTCCCTTTGATCCACaaggaatcaagaagaaggtGATTCATCACCTCGGGGGATTGCTGGAGATCGTGAACGGCATGATCGAGCAACGGCTGCGAGCAAGAAAGGAATCAAATTACCAGAAAAAGAATGATTTTCTGGAAACGCTGCTGGATCTCATCCAAGGACATGAATATGATTTGAGCATTGAAGAGATTAAGCACTTGTGTGTG GACCTAATTATTGCCGGATCAGACACAAGCGCAGCCACAACGGAATGGGCAATGGTGGAACTCCTTCTCCACCCCGACAAACTCGCAAAGCTGaaagcagagctgaagagcGTTATCGGAGATCAAACAATGGTGGAAGAATCAGATATCTCGAGGTTCCCATACCTGCAAGCCACCATCAAAGAAGTGCTGCGCTACCACCCCGCCGCGCCTCTGTTGGCTCCTCACGCCGCCGAGGAGGAGACGGAGCTCAACGGATACCTAATCCCCAAAAACACAAAAATGTTCGTCAACGTCTGGGCGATCACCAGAGATCCCACCATATGGAAGGATCCCGAGCGCTTTGAGCCCGAGCGATTTTTGGATAAGGATATTGATTTTTCAGGGCAACATTTTGAGCTGATTCCGTTCGGTTCGGGGCGGAGAATCTGCCCCGGGATGCCGCTGGCTAGCCGGATGCTGCATTGTATGGTGGCGGCGCTGTGTCACAACTTCGATTGGGAGCTTGAGAGAGGGAATGAATGCAAAGGGTTGCAGAGAGAGGATGTGTTTGGGTTGTCGCTGCAGAAGAAAACCCCTCTTTGGGCTATTCCAATTAAGGTTTGA